In one Sporomusa sphaeroides DSM 2875 genomic region, the following are encoded:
- a CDS encoding DUF6530 family protein — protein sequence MNENIVMTVDGYDRIDGRNAYRSDIKRLTLGAPLLEENKKMQIAAQIWKANADGQPEIHMELPIHQILDLMIFLSRTLLYFREAYRLPLLYDPDKPTVERIGVQGGVMPVAVCTDNPNINEAIQTFSQALNDLGEINGERLRVLTRILQEME from the coding sequence ATGAATGAAAACATTGTCATGACTGTGGACGGCTATGACCGCATTGACGGCAGAAACGCCTACCGGTCTGACATTAAAAGATTGACTCTGGGTGCGCCCCTGCTGGAAGAAAATAAAAAGATGCAGATTGCCGCGCAAATCTGGAAAGCAAACGCTGACGGCCAGCCGGAAATTCATATGGAATTACCCATTCATCAAATACTTGATCTGATGATTTTTCTCAGCCGTACCTTATTGTATTTCCGGGAAGCCTACCGGCTGCCGCTGTTATATGATCCGGACAAGCCCACGGTAGAGCGTATCGGTGTACAGGGCGGCGTTATGCCGGTGGCTGTCTGTACGGATAATCCGAATATTAACGAGGCTATTCAGACTTTTTCCCAGGCGCTTAACGATTTGGGCGAAATAAACGGTGAGCGCCTGCGTGTGCTCACCCGGATTTTGCAGGAAATGGAGTAG
- a CDS encoding AAA family ATPase, whose amino-acid sequence MENQWLLSPHRQLTEAEKMLVWKKTPSHIESEAERRICAEVKRNWQRGEMRITNILLEGDAGSGKTQLAKALSADFGLPYTKITCFADMDKSDVLGSILPVLSEDGHDAKEVRYQFYPSEIVRAYENGWLLEIQEPTVIRDAAVLMALNSALEPDGSINLPTRIVHRHPDFIVVITTNRGYNGWRPLNEALRDRVQHSEKMDLPPKAVMMERAAAKTGYGDEAVLSLLADTIITLDATAKANAIKGVAGMRSYLFWADAVANGAALRASMYHKVIYKITTEPEEITILEQALTAKGLMKQLEQAETHRCESQNSAVMELHLADDGKYFAGEERPGDQNAVRLRKSADSEGHSDQASDSAIETQSSDNGDDGAPMYHEMALENPTEQQKQAFRKQLNQQARESVKGSLHRQVKLIVHRPEATGENRAEYLQQASVLMPVIRELVQKTMPLLEHETTSEFARGQLYGTTFCADRVAAQDFRYFARKRPPAENPTLAVALRIDESASMTAFGRLEAARQAAIALYEFCTGCGIPVLIYGDTADRSRIEQMSLYSYVDFASKDPDEKYSLMGIQGRSNNRDGMALRIIADRLLQAAQQTKLFISISDGQPKAMPDYTGDLAVADMKQTLQEYRRKGILFLAAAIGQDKEVISDIYGKENTLDITDLKLLPARLVQIIARYL is encoded by the coding sequence ATGGAAAATCAATGGCTTCTGTCTCCGCACAGACAGTTGACAGAGGCAGAGAAAATGCTTGTCTGGAAAAAAACGCCGTCGCATATCGAGAGTGAAGCAGAACGCCGGATTTGCGCTGAAGTGAAGCGGAACTGGCAGCGGGGAGAAATGCGGATTACCAACATTTTATTGGAGGGGGATGCCGGATCAGGCAAGACGCAGCTGGCAAAGGCGCTCTCGGCTGACTTTGGCCTACCCTACACCAAGATCACTTGCTTTGCGGATATGGATAAATCGGATGTGCTTGGCTCTATCCTGCCAGTCTTATCAGAGGATGGCCATGACGCAAAGGAAGTACGCTATCAGTTCTATCCATCGGAAATTGTCCGCGCTTACGAAAACGGCTGGCTGCTGGAAATACAGGAGCCTACCGTTATTCGTGACGCCGCGGTGCTGATGGCGCTGAACTCTGCGCTGGAGCCGGACGGCAGCATCAACCTTCCTACCCGCATTGTCCATCGGCACCCGGACTTTATTGTTGTCATCACCACCAACCGGGGATACAATGGCTGGCGCCCGCTGAATGAGGCTCTGCGGGACAGGGTCCAGCACAGCGAAAAAATGGATTTGCCGCCCAAGGCGGTCATGATGGAGCGAGCCGCCGCGAAAACCGGCTATGGCGATGAAGCGGTGCTGTCCCTGCTGGCAGATACTATTATCACGCTGGATGCAACAGCTAAAGCGAACGCCATAAAGGGCGTGGCCGGTATGCGTTCCTATTTGTTCTGGGCGGACGCGGTTGCAAACGGCGCTGCCCTCCGGGCTTCCATGTATCACAAGGTGATTTATAAAATCACAACCGAGCCGGAAGAGATCACTATTTTAGAGCAAGCTCTTACCGCGAAGGGTCTTATGAAACAGCTGGAACAGGCAGAAACACACAGGTGCGAAAGTCAAAATTCCGCTGTGATGGAATTGCACCTTGCCGACGACGGCAAATACTTTGCGGGTGAAGAGCGACCTGGGGATCAAAATGCTGTACGTTTACGCAAATCCGCCGACAGCGAGGGGCATTCAGATCAAGCCTCTGACAGCGCGATCGAAACGCAAAGCAGCGATAACGGCGACGATGGAGCTCCCATGTATCACGAAATGGCGCTGGAAAACCCTACGGAACAGCAAAAGCAGGCATTCCGCAAACAGTTAAATCAACAAGCCAGAGAAAGTGTCAAGGGCAGTTTGCATCGACAAGTAAAGCTGATTGTCCACCGTCCGGAAGCCACCGGGGAAAACAGGGCGGAATACCTGCAGCAGGCTTCTGTATTGATGCCTGTCATCCGGGAACTGGTGCAAAAAACCATGCCCCTGCTGGAGCATGAAACCACCAGTGAATTTGCCCGGGGACAGTTATATGGCACAACGTTTTGTGCCGATAGAGTCGCGGCCCAGGACTTTCGCTATTTTGCCCGTAAGCGCCCGCCGGCAGAAAATCCGACTCTTGCCGTGGCGCTTCGGATTGACGAGTCGGCTTCCATGACTGCATTTGGCCGGCTGGAAGCGGCACGGCAGGCGGCAATTGCTTTGTATGAATTTTGCACCGGCTGCGGCATTCCTGTGCTGATTTATGGCGATACAGCCGACCGCTCCCGTATCGAGCAGATGTCGCTCTACTCCTACGTGGATTTTGCCAGTAAAGACCCAGATGAAAAATATTCTTTGATGGGCATTCAAGGCAGGAGTAATAACCGTGACGGCATGGCATTGCGGATCATCGCCGATCGCTTGCTGCAAGCAGCCCAGCAAACCAAGCTGTTTATCAGCATCAGCGACGGACAGCCCAAAGCCATGCCTGATTATACAGGCGATCTGGCAGTCGCCGATATGAAGCAGACTTTGCAGGAATATCGCCGCAAGGGTATCCTTTTTCTTGCTGCCGCTATCGGCCAGGACAAAGAGGTAATCAGTGATATTTACGGGAAAGAAAACACATTGGATATCACTGATCTCAAACTGCTTCCCGCCCGGTTGGTGCAAATTATCGCCAGATACCTGTGA
- the ald gene encoding alanine dehydrogenase, whose amino-acid sequence MIIGVVKEIKNNENRVGLTPAGTDALCKAGHTVLVEKSAGIGSGFADEDYRKVGGLIVSDKKALFAEADMIIKVKEPLPEEYDLFHEGQILYTYLHLAPEPALAKALLDKKVIGIAYETIEGPNHSLPLLSPMSEVAGRMAVQIGAQFLEKPYGGKGSLLGGIPGVEAAQVVIIGGGIVGTNAAKMAIGLRARVTIIDCSLERLRYLDDIFGSSVVTVMSNSYNIAHWVRKADLLIGAVLIPGAKAPKLVSEDMVRSMEDGSVIVDVAIDQGGSIETVDRVTTHSEPTYTRHGVIHYSVANMPGAVARTSTFGLTNATLNYALQIANKGWKKAILDNPGLDKGVNVFDGKITYKSVADALNTSYYPLYELL is encoded by the coding sequence ATGATTATTGGAGTGGTAAAAGAAATTAAGAATAACGAAAACAGGGTGGGACTTACTCCGGCGGGAACCGACGCTTTGTGTAAAGCCGGTCACACCGTGCTGGTTGAAAAAAGCGCCGGTATTGGCAGCGGCTTTGCTGATGAGGATTATCGCAAAGTTGGCGGTCTGATTGTGAGTGATAAAAAAGCGCTGTTTGCCGAAGCCGATATGATTATCAAGGTCAAAGAACCTTTGCCGGAGGAGTATGATTTATTTCACGAAGGCCAGATCCTATATACTTATCTCCATTTGGCTCCGGAACCGGCGCTGGCTAAAGCATTACTGGATAAAAAGGTAATCGGCATTGCCTATGAAACGATTGAAGGCCCCAACCATTCGCTGCCGCTGTTGTCACCAATGAGTGAAGTTGCCGGCCGTATGGCGGTGCAAATCGGCGCGCAATTTCTTGAAAAGCCTTATGGCGGGAAAGGCTCCCTGCTGGGCGGTATTCCGGGCGTTGAGGCTGCGCAGGTGGTCATTATCGGCGGTGGAATTGTTGGCACCAATGCAGCTAAGATGGCCATCGGCCTGCGGGCTAGAGTAACCATTATTGATTGTTCACTGGAACGTCTGCGGTATTTGGATGATATTTTTGGCAGCAGCGTGGTAACCGTGATGTCCAACAGCTATAATATCGCCCACTGGGTACGCAAAGCAGATCTGCTGATCGGTGCGGTACTGATACCCGGCGCCAAGGCGCCTAAGCTGGTAAGCGAAGATATGGTCCGGAGCATGGAGGACGGCTCGGTGATTGTGGATGTAGCCATTGATCAGGGCGGCTCCATCGAAACAGTTGACCGGGTCACCACTCACAGTGAACCCACTTATACCCGGCATGGCGTTATCCACTATTCGGTGGCCAATATGCCTGGCGCTGTGGCCCGTACGTCAACCTTCGGCCTGACTAATGCCACCTTGAACTATGCGCTGCAAATCGCCAATAAGGGTTGGAAAAAGGCTATTCTGGACAATCCGGGCCTGGATAAAGGGGTCAACGTTTTTGATGGGAAAATCACTTATAAAAGTGTTGCCGATGCACTGAACACATCCTACTATCCATTGTATGAACTGTTATAA
- a CDS encoding sigma 54-interacting transcriptional regulator, with amino-acid sequence MRIKIPNIDRVGLVFDIARVLAAQHINIISMEVDLEIVYLETAPLSEENILTLFDKLRTIPDILDIVPVDLMPHQEKAEQLAAVLAAANDGILAIDRHGRITQYNPAAAKIMHIPCAEALGRELLTVFPYCHSLMESMKKGLSYTNREMFVEETNSHYLVSSRPLLDQSGEITGAMAILKDIRDVRKLFQQLTEQPAMTFQEILHRSKSMRQVIALAKAYARGGSTVLIRGETGTGKELFARALHAASPRADNIFVPVNCAAIPDTLLESELFGYEEGAFTGAVKGGKQGLFELANSGTLFLDEIGETSSHLQAKLLRVLQDRKVRRIGSSREIAVDVRILAATNRNLEDMIAGGTFREDLYYRLNVIPLFLPPLRERREDIPLLVDFFLRRFSTKLHKQVDTVSETALQKLCAYTWPGNIRELENVIERAVNIVTGPTLLTDHIILQHSAPAAKVHLPVLHHTLEEALEETERELLCRAMRQFHTSRQIGKMLGLSHTTVLKKLRKHGLSLNHFTPA; translated from the coding sequence ATGCGCATTAAAATTCCCAATATTGACCGCGTGGGGCTGGTGTTTGATATTGCCCGGGTACTTGCTGCTCAGCACATCAACATTATCTCCATGGAGGTCGACTTAGAAATAGTTTATTTGGAAACCGCGCCGTTGTCAGAAGAAAATATCTTGACTCTTTTTGACAAGCTTCGCACAATTCCCGACATTTTGGATATTGTTCCGGTTGATCTGATGCCCCACCAGGAAAAAGCCGAGCAACTTGCCGCAGTACTTGCTGCCGCCAATGACGGAATTTTGGCTATTGACCGTCATGGACGAATTACCCAGTATAACCCCGCCGCCGCAAAAATCATGCATATTCCCTGTGCTGAGGCTCTTGGCCGGGAGCTGCTTACTGTATTCCCCTACTGCCACTCGCTGATGGAATCAATGAAAAAAGGATTAAGTTATACCAACCGTGAAATGTTTGTCGAAGAAACCAACAGCCATTATCTGGTCAGCAGCCGCCCCCTGCTTGATCAATCCGGTGAGATAACCGGGGCAATGGCAATCCTGAAAGACATCCGGGATGTACGCAAGCTCTTTCAGCAGCTTACCGAACAGCCGGCCATGACTTTTCAGGAAATACTCCATCGCAGTAAATCGATGCGGCAGGTGATCGCGCTGGCCAAAGCTTACGCCCGGGGCGGTTCAACTGTATTAATCCGGGGGGAAACCGGTACAGGCAAGGAGCTGTTCGCCCGGGCACTGCACGCGGCCTCGCCGCGGGCCGATAATATATTCGTACCGGTAAACTGCGCTGCCATCCCGGACACGCTGCTCGAAAGCGAGTTGTTCGGTTATGAGGAAGGTGCCTTTACCGGGGCTGTCAAGGGTGGCAAACAAGGGCTGTTTGAACTCGCCAACAGCGGAACGCTGTTTCTGGACGAGATCGGCGAAACCTCTTCGCATTTGCAAGCCAAACTGCTGCGCGTACTCCAGGATCGCAAAGTAAGACGGATTGGCAGCAGCCGGGAAATAGCGGTCGATGTCCGCATCCTGGCGGCAACCAACCGCAATCTGGAGGATATGATCGCCGGAGGCACCTTCCGTGAAGATTTATATTACCGCCTTAATGTTATTCCTTTGTTTTTACCGCCGCTGCGTGAGCGCCGGGAGGATATTCCCCTGCTTGTTGATTTTTTCCTGCGCCGCTTCTCGACCAAGCTGCATAAGCAGGTGGATACGGTAAGCGAAACAGCCCTGCAAAAATTATGTGCCTACACCTGGCCCGGCAACATTCGCGAACTGGAAAACGTAATTGAGCGCGCCGTTAATATTGTTACCGGCCCGACGCTGCTGACTGATCATATTATTTTGCAGCACAGTGCACCTGCCGCCAAAGTACACTTGCCGGTCCTGCACCATACGCTGGAGGAGGCGCTGGAGGAAACGGAGCGCGAACTATTGTGCCGGGCGATGCGGCAGTTCCACACCTCCCGCCAAATTGGTAAAATGCTGGGACTGTCTCATACCACAGTACTCAAAAAACTGCGTAAGCACGGCCTGTCACTCAATCATTTCACCCCAGCTTAA
- a CDS encoding GIY-YIG nuclease family protein yields MDTARKKQLLEEYKNRKPEMGVISVRCIMTGEAFLGISKDTKTDFNSTRCKLATSWHPNKRLQELWNQYGEKSFEFSVLKVLKYEDPAADHTDELEALCEQCLAADKGARRIWR; encoded by the coding sequence ATGGATACAGCAAGAAAGAAACAACTCCTTGAGGAGTATAAAAACAGAAAACCCGAAATGGGTGTAATTTCAGTTCGTTGTATTATGACTGGAGAAGCCTTCTTGGGCATTTCTAAAGATACTAAGACGGATTTCAACAGCACTCGTTGTAAACTGGCGACCAGCTGGCATCCGAATAAACGTCTGCAAGAGCTTTGGAACCAATACGGTGAAAAAAGTTTTGAATTTTCAGTATTAAAGGTTTTGAAATATGAAGACCCCGCCGCGGATCATACAGACGAGCTGGAAGCATTATGCGAACAGTGTCTGGCGGCAGATAAAGGAGCAAGGAGGATTTGGCGATGA
- a CDS encoding sugar phosphate nucleotidyltransferase codes for MKRAQIIALVLAGGAGTRLAQLTKSIAKPAVPFAGSYRLIDFTLSNCCNSQLDTIGVLMPRNPFSLPDTIGQSTFQAQIYPLHPVSWEQGGYSGTANAVYANIPFIEQFNPDYVLITSGDHVYKMDYRNLLLFHRERNADATIAVSPVPWSQTSRFGIVSAAADGAIKEFNEKPLHAGSNLASMGVYVFSWPQLKQQLEADAVDGNSCHDFGRNIIPAMMSQAKRLFVYSFSGYWRDVGTVEALYSAQMDLLQNPELLSLQDPQWPIYSLETAPTNKSSVYSNVNRSIIFAGAHISSQATIKDAIVMTGARIGPGSFVERAIIGPYAVLETGSIVRGGEPGYPPVAVIGENLVVSANMVHSY; via the coding sequence ATGAAGCGAGCACAAATTATTGCCTTGGTTTTAGCAGGCGGTGCGGGTACTCGCCTAGCGCAATTAACAAAGAGCATTGCCAAACCGGCGGTACCGTTCGCCGGTAGTTATCGCTTAATTGATTTTACCTTAAGCAACTGTTGCAATTCGCAGCTTGATACAATTGGCGTGCTAATGCCGCGTAACCCATTTTCCTTGCCTGACACCATCGGACAGTCGACGTTTCAGGCCCAGATATATCCTTTGCATCCCGTTTCTTGGGAACAGGGCGGCTATAGCGGAACGGCAAACGCAGTGTATGCGAACATCCCATTTATCGAACAATTCAATCCGGACTATGTTTTAATCACATCAGGCGATCATGTCTACAAAATGGACTACCGGAACTTGCTGTTGTTTCACCGTGAGCGAAATGCGGATGCAACCATCGCGGTTTCTCCCGTGCCCTGGTCTCAGACCTCTCGTTTCGGCATTGTATCCGCCGCCGCCGATGGAGCGATCAAGGAATTTAATGAGAAGCCGCTTCATGCAGGCAGCAACCTGGCTTCCATGGGAGTCTATGTATTTTCCTGGCCTCAATTAAAGCAACAGCTTGAGGCTGACGCGGTAGACGGAAATTCCTGCCATGACTTTGGCAGAAATATCATCCCCGCTATGATGAGTCAAGCAAAGCGTCTGTTCGTTTATTCGTTTTCCGGCTATTGGCGGGATGTCGGCACAGTCGAGGCACTGTATTCAGCCCAGATGGATTTGCTGCAAAATCCGGAATTGTTATCTCTGCAAGATCCACAATGGCCGATATATTCTCTCGAAACCGCACCGACTAACAAATCATCGGTATATAGTAATGTCAACCGTTCAATAATCTTTGCCGGCGCGCATATTAGTTCACAAGCAACGATTAAAGACGCTATAGTCATGACTGGAGCCCGTATTGGGCCGGGAAGCTTCGTTGAACGGGCAATTATTGGACCCTACGCTGTTCTCGAAACCGGCAGTATTGTCCGTGGCGGAGAACCCGGATATCCGCCGGTTGCAGTTATCGGAGAAAACCTGGTTGTTTCAGCAAACATGGTCCATAGTTATTGA
- a CDS encoding glycogen/starch/alpha-glucan phosphorylase translates to MQRESQITGTNFDFVDAMSGEEDFAIAFTANVMKLHGKSLDSASNREKYLALADLVRTFLSKRLADTEAAYRQEQKKQVYYLSLEFLPGRLLAANLLNLGLQQVCEQGLRRLNINLAELIDQEEDPALGNGGLGRLAACYLDSMASLGLAGHGCGIRYRYGLFEQRVTDGYQREFPDNWLKEGRNEWEYRRPEETMNVRFGGRVRTIANGKLHFIHENYQQISAVPYDIPIAGYQNEIVNTLRLWSAEVDVTYQACTFDRHGKGCINVIADKHATESLTDTLYPDDSVYEGKLLRLKQQYFLVSASLQSILRKHVVNKADLRLLPEKLSIHINDTHPSLAVAELMRLLLDEYGLGWAESWDITTRTISYTNHTVLPEALEKWPIDLFQTLLPRIYMIVQEINERFCRELWDMYPGDWQKIKAMAIIADGTVHMAALAIAGSHRVNGVSAIHTQILKQKTMSDFYQLTPQKFLNITNGVTHRRWMLLANPDLAQLICEAIGDRWIANPDELQHLLNFAHDNSFCCAMAKVKFANKLRLAKYIQAKYGIAIDTCSLIDSHIKRIHAYKRQSMNVLHIMDLYNRILDNPHADIVPRTFIFAGKAAPGYYKAKQTIKLIHALAEKINHDPLVKNRIKVVFLQNYNVSHAELIIPGSDVSEQIPTASMEACGTGNMKFMMNGAVTIGTLDGANIAIWEAVGDDNIFTFGLTADQVLAYYRNGGYNPWDIYHQDLRVKTVMEQLVNGFFPYPEEFRAHYDAFLNQGDHYFVLKDFAQYVEVQNKLANEFINTELWQKKCIANVAHSGIFAGDRAFAEYALSVWDLAERPPCLRQH, encoded by the coding sequence ATGCAGAGAGAAAGTCAGATAACCGGTACTAATTTCGATTTTGTTGATGCGATGTCAGGAGAAGAAGACTTTGCAATAGCTTTTACGGCTAATGTGATGAAACTGCACGGCAAATCGCTGGATTCAGCAAGCAACCGCGAGAAATATCTCGCTCTCGCCGATTTAGTGCGCACTTTTCTCAGCAAACGGCTGGCCGATACTGAAGCAGCCTATCGGCAGGAACAAAAAAAGCAGGTTTACTATCTTTCGCTAGAGTTTTTGCCTGGCAGACTGTTGGCAGCCAATCTGCTAAACCTCGGCTTGCAGCAAGTTTGCGAGCAAGGCTTGCGCCGCCTGAACATCAACCTTGCCGAATTAATTGACCAGGAAGAAGATCCGGCGCTCGGCAACGGCGGATTAGGGCGGTTAGCTGCCTGCTATTTAGATTCTATGGCTTCGCTGGGCCTGGCGGGTCACGGCTGCGGGATTCGTTACCGTTACGGATTATTTGAGCAAAGGGTGACCGACGGTTATCAGCGCGAGTTTCCGGATAATTGGCTAAAGGAAGGCCGGAATGAATGGGAGTATCGCCGTCCAGAGGAAACGATGAACGTCCGGTTTGGCGGCCGGGTAAGAACAATCGCCAACGGCAAGCTGCATTTCATCCATGAAAACTATCAGCAAATCTCCGCCGTTCCTTATGACATACCGATTGCCGGCTATCAAAATGAGATTGTCAATACCCTGCGGCTATGGAGTGCGGAAGTTGATGTCACATACCAGGCGTGCACATTTGACAGGCATGGCAAAGGCTGCATTAATGTTATCGCCGATAAGCATGCAACAGAATCGCTTACCGATACCCTCTACCCGGATGACAGCGTGTACGAAGGGAAGCTTCTCAGGCTAAAACAGCAGTATTTCCTTGTTTCAGCCAGCCTGCAGAGTATCTTGCGCAAACACGTTGTCAACAAAGCCGATTTGCGATTGTTGCCGGAAAAGCTGTCGATTCACATCAATGACACTCATCCGTCTCTGGCGGTAGCGGAATTGATGCGTCTATTACTTGACGAATACGGGCTTGGCTGGGCGGAGAGCTGGGACATTACAACCAGGACAATTAGTTACACGAATCATACTGTTTTGCCCGAAGCGCTTGAAAAGTGGCCGATAGATCTGTTTCAAACCCTGTTGCCGCGCATTTACATGATTGTTCAGGAAATCAATGAGCGGTTTTGCCGCGAGTTATGGGACATGTACCCTGGCGACTGGCAGAAGATTAAAGCCATGGCGATTATTGCCGACGGCACTGTTCATATGGCGGCGTTGGCTATTGCCGGCAGCCATCGTGTAAACGGCGTATCAGCGATTCATACGCAGATTCTCAAACAGAAGACGATGAGCGATTTCTACCAGCTGACGCCGCAAAAGTTTCTCAATATCACCAATGGAGTAACCCACCGCCGCTGGATGCTGCTGGCTAACCCGGATCTGGCGCAGCTCATCTGTGAGGCGATTGGCGACCGCTGGATCGCCAACCCTGACGAACTGCAGCATTTGTTGAATTTTGCTCATGATAATTCATTTTGTTGCGCTATGGCAAAGGTTAAGTTTGCCAACAAGCTGCGATTGGCAAAGTACATTCAAGCCAAGTACGGCATTGCGATAGATACTTGTTCGCTCATTGATTCACACATCAAGCGGATTCATGCCTATAAACGGCAGTCGATGAATGTCCTGCATATCATGGACTTGTACAACCGCATCCTGGACAACCCCCATGCCGATATCGTACCGCGAACGTTTATTTTTGCAGGCAAGGCGGCACCGGGATACTATAAGGCGAAGCAGACTATCAAACTAATCCATGCCCTGGCGGAAAAGATTAATCATGATCCGTTGGTAAAGAACAGAATCAAGGTTGTCTTTCTGCAAAACTATAATGTATCCCATGCCGAATTGATCATTCCCGGCAGCGATGTCAGCGAGCAAATCCCGACCGCCAGCATGGAAGCCTGCGGGACAGGCAACATGAAGTTCATGATGAACGGGGCAGTGACGATTGGTACGTTGGACGGTGCTAATATAGCGATATGGGAAGCGGTCGGCGACGACAATATTTTCACTTTCGGCCTGACGGCTGATCAAGTGCTGGCATATTACCGCAACGGCGGTTATAATCCTTGGGACATCTATCATCAGGACTTGCGGGTGAAGACCGTGATGGAGCAACTAGTCAATGGCTTTTTCCCTTACCCTGAGGAATTTCGGGCGCACTATGACGCATTTCTCAATCAGGGCGATCATTACTTCGTCCTGAAGGATTTCGCGCAATATGTGGAAGTGCAGAATAAGCTGGCCAATGAATTCATCAACACCGAACTGTGGCAAAAAAAGTGCATTGCCAATGTAGCTCATTCCGGCATTTTTGCCGGTGACCGGGCGTTTGCCGAATATGCGCTATCTGTATGGGATCTTGCAGAGCGACCGCCGTGTTTGAGACAACACTAG
- a CDS encoding amino acid permease, producing the protein MDLFRTKSIETLRSMAEVSGMKKSLGATDLVLLGIGCVIGTGIFVLTGVAAAKYAGPAVMLSFVLSGLACTFAALAYAEFASIVPSAGSAYTYTYASLGEFVAFIVGWNLILEYTVTSSAVAAGWSGYVVGLLKAGGIDLPTAYTLVPADGGIINIPAILIVMFLSFLLVRGTKESVTLNKVLVIIKLAAVFIFLFLAGPKVNPMNWEPFMPFGFAGVAGGAAIVFFAYIGFDAVATSAEECRNPGRDLPIGIVGSLLICTILYVAVSAVLTGVVPYAQLNNPEPVAYALRYIGYNIGSALVGVGAICGITTVLLVLLYGQARVFFAMSRDGMVPASVCKIHPVYKTPYMVTIVGAILVAAIAGFAPIGLIAEMANIGTLSAFLIASVGVLVLRYTKPDIPRTFRCPALIVVAPLAVLSCGFLMYNLPLDTWIRFVVWCLVGFAVYFGYSYKNSTLNKDEAAHAED; encoded by the coding sequence ATGGACTTATTCAGAACAAAAAGTATTGAAACGTTAAGGTCGATGGCTGAAGTGTCCGGGATGAAAAAAAGCCTGGGCGCAACTGATCTGGTGCTTCTAGGTATCGGCTGTGTCATTGGAACCGGCATTTTCGTACTTACGGGAGTTGCTGCTGCCAAGTACGCCGGGCCGGCGGTTATGTTATCCTTTGTGCTTTCCGGTCTGGCTTGCACGTTTGCCGCGCTGGCCTATGCGGAATTTGCATCGATCGTTCCATCAGCCGGCAGTGCTTATACCTATACTTATGCTTCGCTTGGTGAGTTTGTGGCGTTTATTGTCGGGTGGAACCTGATTCTGGAATATACCGTAACATCCAGCGCGGTAGCGGCCGGCTGGTCGGGTTATGTGGTCGGGTTATTAAAAGCCGGCGGTATTGATTTACCCACAGCATATACACTGGTGCCGGCAGACGGCGGCATCATCAATATCCCGGCAATTTTAATCGTTATGTTTTTAAGTTTTCTGCTGGTGCGCGGCACCAAGGAAAGCGTCACATTGAATAAGGTTCTGGTTATCATTAAGCTGGCTGCCGTATTCATCTTCCTGTTCCTGGCCGGGCCTAAAGTCAACCCGATGAACTGGGAACCGTTCATGCCTTTTGGTTTCGCCGGGGTGGCCGGCGGGGCGGCTATTGTCTTCTTTGCCTACATCGGCTTTGATGCAGTCGCTACATCAGCGGAAGAATGCCGTAATCCGGGCCGGGATCTGCCCATCGGGATTGTCGGTTCGCTGCTTATCTGCACCATTTTATATGTAGCCGTTTCCGCTGTGCTGACCGGTGTTGTTCCTTATGCCCAGCTCAACAACCCGGAACCGGTGGCCTATGCTCTGCGCTATATCGGTTATAATATCGGATCAGCCCTGGTGGGGGTTGGCGCTATTTGCGGCATTACCACTGTATTGCTGGTGCTGTTGTACGGGCAGGCCCGCGTGTTCTTTGCGATGTCCCGGGATGGTATGGTTCCGGCATCCGTCTGTAAGATTCACCCGGTTTATAAAACACCGTATATGGTCACTATTGTTGGCGCCATTCTGGTTGCAGCTATTGCCGGCTTTGCGCCGATCGGCTTAATTGCTGAAATGGCCAATATTGGGACGTTAAGCGCCTTTCTCATTGCTTCTGTTGGTGTGCTGGTACTCAGGTACACCAAGCCGGATATTCCGCGCACGTTCAGATGTCCGGCTCTGATTGTCGTAGCGCCGCTGGCAGTGTTATCCTGCGGTTTTCTGATGTATAACCTGCCGCTGGATACCTGGATTCGCTTTGTTGTCTGGTGTCTGGTTGGTTTTGCGGTATACTTTGGCTACAGTTATAAAAACAGTACATTGAATAAGGATGAAGCTGCGCATGCCGAAGATTAA